The Mesotoga sp. Brook.08.105.5.1 sequence ATCGTGCCGATCAGAATCCCTATGGATGTGAAAAGGAGAATAAATACCTCAATTACCGCTATATAGAGAAAGAGATTAGAGGCTATCTGGAGCCCAAAAAGGCTTCCAGCAGTTATGAATATCAGAACCTGTATTGTGGAAAAAACCGTGAAACTCAAAACCTTGGCTCCTGTATACTCTAATGCTCCAACGTTCGAAAGCCGTAGAAGGTCAATCACTCCACTTCTGCGATCCTCGAAGATTCCCGTTGCGGCTCCGACTGTTGAAACAAACATTATCGTCGTAACCAGGACTATTGGAAAGAGAAGGGAAGAGAAACTGAGTCTTGACTCAGTTATCCCTTCAACGGAGAGAGAGGGTGCCACATAATTCGGGTCGATATCCACTGTTTTCATAAATTCTGGATCTGCAACAACGGGGAGAGCTTTGAATTCTCTCAATACGTTGCTCATCACTTGATAGATTGCAACCGCAGTCTGCATCGAACCGGGATTGGGAATGAAGATTAGCTCCGACGGTTCCTGAAAAAGGAGATTGTTTGCAAATCCCCTTGGAATAACAAAGACACCATCTAGATCATCGATTACGGAGTCGATTTCACTCCTGCTTGAAAGCTGGACGATATTTTCGCCTTTAAGCATTGATGTAGCGTACTGTACGAAAAAAAGCCCTACAAATGTCCTGTCTTCATTTACAATACCTATCCTCAAGTTTGAGTAACCTCCCGTATCGGAAGTTATGGAAGAGATTGATGCAAGAACTACCGGCAGCAATACCAGCATCAGAAGAAAAGCTCTTGACTTGAAAATGAGAAGAAGATCATTTTGGACAAGCTTCAGAAACCTCAAGCAACGCTCCTCTCTTTCTAGGTCTCGGCACCAAATCACGTTTGACAACAATTATTATACTATATACCAATTAGAATCATTAGCTCAAGACCTTCTTTTGCCAATTACTACACTCATAGTTTAAAAGCCACAACGAGGATGGCAGTCACACCTACACAACTATCTAGTGGTAGAATCACACCAAGAACAGTTCAGGCTGTTCAGTCGTCTAAAATCAGAGTACGATCCTGGAGGTGAATAAATGAAGAAGTTGACGGTGCTTGTTTTACTTGTTGTCGGAGCACTATCACTAGCTAGTGTTGATTCCATGGCAGAGAGACTGCCAGTGTCGTCACAGAGCGTCCTGGTAGTAGAGCACTTAAATGATAATTACAAAGTTTCGAAGCAAACAGTTCTATTTGATATGGTGCTCAATCAGCTGGCCATAGAACAGCTGATTGCTCAGTACGTTGAGATGCTGGCATATAATAATGGTCTTGATCCGAAGGATATTTTTAGGGCTTTCGATGGAGATTTCGGGTTGGCCGCATGGGTGGATTCAGAGGGCTTAGATCGAGTGATAGCAATCCTTGGCCCGATATCAAACCCCAGAACTGTGAAGACGGCAATTGAGAAATTGCTTCCACAGTTGCTGCCTTCTGATATCAAACTGAGTGTTGCTGTGGATCAAGAGTACCTTTACATTGGCGACATCGAGGCATATTCGATGGTTGGAAAGGGATACAACCTCTCTCTGGTTAAGTCTGATCTCTCGCCGGGTTTCGGCTATTTCTACGTGGATATGGGAGGCACTATTCAGAAGGGCTCTGTTTGGAATGAGGAGGGGATATTGATTGCAGAGGTATTGTCTATTCCTCTTTTTGAAGAAAGCAGAGAGAGGTTTCATGTTGCTCTAGAAGGAGCCTCTGTTGACGATCTTGAAGTTACTCGTCACCTCCCACTTGTTTCTGGATTTGCAAGGATTAACGATCTTTCCTTTCTATCGGAACTTGAATTTGACGGTCTCGGCTTTGTTCCTCTAGAGTTGGAAGCTCTCAGAATAGGTAATGTGAGCTTCGTAGATTTCTCAAAAGATATGACAGGCGAGATTATGATCGATGCAAATATCTCGGTTGACGATATCTTCTCAAGCCTTATGGGAACGCAGGGGGCTGCTTCCGATGACTCTGAATCAGTTGGATATTCTTATGTAGTTAGGACAGGGTACAAAGGATCAATAGATGATGCTAGATCTATGATTGAAAAGACTGATCCCGATCTGCAAGTATTGGTTTCAGGCGACGTTCTCATTGTTGAGGGCCAGTACATTTGGGTTCAGGATGGTTGGTTGTACGTTTCTTCGAAGAATCAAATCAGAACCAACGAAGAGCTTCAAAATGGAGTGGTAGTCTCGGAACTGAAAACATACAACAAACTCCTCGGGTTCGTAGGTTCTGATGGGTTTGCGCGTCTCTTTATTGATTCAGGCTACATATTGACCGGGCTTATGGGATTGGAGATTGAGAGCGGAGTGCTTATAAATAGCGAGTTCATCGAAGATATGGGTGTAATCAGAAGCCTTGTGGTAATCAAGTAAAAAAAGAGCCCCTGCACTTAGCGGAGTGGCGGGGGCAAGAACATCTCGTTGACATAATTATACCTTTTTGAAGATAGATAGTCAAGTGTATACTTATAGGAGATTTGATTTGCGCCTGGATAAATTTCTTAAGGTTAATGGAATAATAAAGCGAAGAGTAATTGCAAAAGAAGCGATTGATAAGGGTTATGTTGAAAGGAACAATGTTCCGGCGAAACCATCTTCCGAACTAAAACCCGGAGATGTCGTTTCAGTAAGCTTTTCGAATAGGACTCTTGTAGTGAGAGTCACAGAAGAATTTCTTTCAGAAGTGATTAGGGAAACTAGAGAATAAGCTCGCCGGACTTGATATCAAGGATCTCCCCGTCTTCTCGTTCGATCTGTAACGATGATGGGTTGATCCTCTTTATTATACCTGTCACTTTCTCCTCTTTGTGTAGGGATACAGTTATTTCGTCTCCCTCGGAAAAAGCAAGGTGTTTCTTCCAAAGTCTCGTCAAGTATTTGTTCTTCCCTCTGATGATATATCGCTTCCTCAGAAGTTCAATCCTTTTGTTGAGCTTGCCAAGAAGCAATTCGAGGGATATGTAGGTTCCTTTCACCGAGTTAAGAGATGTGGCAATCTTGTTCAATTCAGCGGGGATCTCGTTGTTTACGTTTATGCCTATGCCAACCACGATACCATTGAGCGAGTTCCCGGTGAAGACAGCTTCAGTTAATACGCCAGCAACTTTCTTGTTGCTAATGAGGATATCGTTGGGCCATTTTATTCTGACAGACTTAAAGCCCAGCTGCAATAGAGTCTCGACTATAGCAACAGAGACGGTCTTTGTGTATTCATTTGGCTCTTTGATTAGCGTTGGCTTGAATACAACGGAGAACCACAATCCACCTTTACCTGAATACCAGGCTCTTCCATGTCTACCATAACCCTCTGTTTGAGAAAGTGACCATATGACCGAGCCAGAAGGCAGCCTGTCTAGGTTATCAATAGCGAATCGATTTGTCGAATCGATTTCAGAGAAAGAAACTACATTCTCTCCTACCATCATGTCAACACTTCATCTTTTCGGGATTATCAAGCCTGGAACCGCCGCTCTTCAAACCTCTTCAACACCCTCAAATGCGTTTTCCTCATCGGGGAACATTCCCGACTTCACTTCTTCGTCAAACCTTGAAAGAGCAGCAATGATATCTGTTTTCAGGTTAGCGTATCTCTTTATGTACTTAGGTTTCGACTCGTCGTTTATGCCGAGAAGATCATGCAATCTAAGAAACTGTCCATTGCAGTAACGCCCTGAACCCAAGCCGAATGTTGGTACTGACGTGTCCTCAGTCAGCCTCTTGGCAACGTCTTCAACAACCATTTCCAGAAGAATCGCAAAGACGCCTGCTTCTTCGAGATCATTCACAGATTCAATAAGCCTCTTGATGCTTCTTTCATCTCTTCCCTGTATGTGGTACTCCCCATCCAAGCTGGCGTGTTCAGGAGTTATTCCAATATGTCCCATAACAGGTAATCCTCTATCAACTAGATACTTGATCAGGTCTGCAGTTTCGTAACCTCCCTCAATCTTTACAGCGTTGGCGCCGTGCCTTAGAAAGGCAATAACATTTTCAACTGCCTTCTCTCTTGAACATTGATAGGATCCAAAAGGCATATCGGCAACAATAAACCCCTGCTTTGAGCCCCTGCGGGCAGATTTAAGAGACCAGATCATTTCGTCCATTGTTACCGATAATGTATCTCTTTTGCCCATAACCATAGTTCCGAGGGAGTCTCCTACAAGGATTAAATCAACACCGGCCTGTTCTGCGAATTTGGCTTCAAAGTAACTGTATGCGGAAACCATGGATAGCTTTCTTTGATCCTTTGATTCAATGATTTCTCTTACATTCATAATCAACCTCACGTCCTTCAAAAATCGAATTTGCCTGTCTCAGGTTCTAATACTCAATATCTCGCTATTTCTGAAAAATTGACCCTAACAATGAGATTATACATTTTTGCCTACCTCCAGAGCAAAGCAATCTGAGACGACGTGACCACTGTCGGCGAATCAACATCTAGAATCTCGAGTAGAATAATTAAGATATATAATTGTTTCGGGCGAGAGGAGAGCATAATGAGGAGAAGAGCAGAGTTTTTACTTCCAATATTCATGATTTCTATAATGGTGTTTGGCCTCATCGTGTTGTTTAGCGCAACTTTTGGTGAGAGAGAGGAGTATCTGTTCGGAAGGCAATTGGTTTGGGTGCTGCTTTCTTGTGCTGTCTTCGTTTTCACGGCGTATGTGATTAAGAGAAACTTTTGGAAGAGTATGTCTATTGTCTTGATTTTTGCTTCCGTGGTCACTTTGGTCGCAGTTCTCTATTTGGGTTCTGGAGAAGGTTCAAGAAGATGGATAGATCTGGGCATCGCCAGTTTTCAGCCATCCGAGCTGGCCAAATTCTCTTTGATACTTTTCTTGGGGTTCATCTATTCTAGGGAAGCGAAAAACAAATACGGCCTTTTCTCTCTTGGTGTTCTCTCTGCCGCCATCTTTGCAGGTCTGATTTATCTGGAACCCGATCTCGGTTCGACGATCATAATTGTAGTAATCTGGTACTTTGTTACTCTCATCAGCAAGAGATTTGATAAACTGATGATTGCGATGACTGCTTTGATTGCTTTCTTTGTTCCAGTTGTCTTTATGTTCGGGCTCAAGCCATATCAAAGGGATAGGCTCCTCAGCTTCTTGAATCCAGAAGAATATGCGTCAGGTGCCGCCTATAATACTATTCAGGCAATCAGAGCAATTGGTTCTGGAGGTCTTGAAGGTACCGGAATGCTTCAGGGTACTATGAACAGACTTGGATACGTTCCAGCAGATCACACAGATTTCATTTTCTCGGTTCTGGGGGAGGAATGGGGTTTCATAGGCTCCGTTTCGCTTATAGTGTTGTATTCTTTGCTCTTATGGAGAATCTGGTCGATTACCAGAAAAACCACAAGTGAGTTTGGTAGAATAGTTCTTAGCGGGATATTCGCTGTTTTTGCCTTTCACGTGGTAGAGAATATCGGAATGAATCTGGGGCTTCTGCCAGTCACGGGCATCCCTTTGCCATTTGTAAGTTACGGTGGATCGTCATCGATGATATTCGCGCTACAGTTGGGTATTGTCCAAAGTTACACAGGTAAAGAGGTCGAGTACGATAGAGAACATGAATAGCAGTTTGTTTGAGGAGGTACAGATGAGACTCATTGAATCAGT is a genomic window containing:
- a CDS encoding ABC transporter permease — its product is MRFLKLVQNDLLLIFKSRAFLLMLVLLPVVLASISSITSDTGGYSNLRIGIVNEDRTFVGLFFVQYATSMLKGENIVQLSSRSEIDSVIDDLDGVFVIPRGFANNLLFQEPSELIFIPNPGSMQTAVAIYQVMSNVLREFKALPVVADPEFMKTVDIDPNYVAPSLSVEGITESRLSFSSLLFPIVLVTTIMFVSTVGAATGIFEDRRSGVIDLLRLSNVGALEYTGAKVLSFTVFSTIQVLIFITAGSLFGLQIASNLFLYIAVIEVFILLFTSIGILIGTIFNSARSAQLTSVSIVTTVLILSGILIPHSMFPEWLEIFSKNLPVTSLLVALQGISMLDFSLSKVIAPSILNLSLAVVIVLLGGIVVRREDISLAD
- a CDS encoding S4 domain-containing protein; its protein translation is MRLDKFLKVNGIIKRRVIAKEAIDKGYVERNNVPAKPSSELKPGDVVSVSFSNRTLVVRVTEEFLSEVIRETRE
- a CDS encoding biotin--[acetyl-CoA-carboxylase] ligase translates to MMVGENVVSFSEIDSTNRFAIDNLDRLPSGSVIWSLSQTEGYGRHGRAWYSGKGGLWFSVVFKPTLIKEPNEYTKTVSVAIVETLLQLGFKSVRIKWPNDILISNKKVAGVLTEAVFTGNSLNGIVVGIGINVNNEIPAELNKIATSLNSVKGTYISLELLLGKLNKRIELLRKRYIIRGKNKYLTRLWKKHLAFSEGDEITVSLHKEEKVTGIIKRINPSSLQIEREDGEILDIKSGELIL
- the panB gene encoding 3-methyl-2-oxobutanoate hydroxymethyltransferase — its product is MNVREIIESKDQRKLSMVSAYSYFEAKFAEQAGVDLILVGDSLGTMVMGKRDTLSVTMDEMIWSLKSARRGSKQGFIVADMPFGSYQCSREKAVENVIAFLRHGANAVKIEGGYETADLIKYLVDRGLPVMGHIGITPEHASLDGEYHIQGRDERSIKRLIESVNDLEEAGVFAILLEMVVEDVAKRLTEDTSVPTFGLGSGRYCNGQFLRLHDLLGINDESKPKYIKRYANLKTDIIAALSRFDEEVKSGMFPDEENAFEGVEEV
- a CDS encoding FtsW/RodA/SpoVE family cell cycle protein, which encodes MRRRAEFLLPIFMISIMVFGLIVLFSATFGEREEYLFGRQLVWVLLSCAVFVFTAYVIKRNFWKSMSIVLIFASVVTLVAVLYLGSGEGSRRWIDLGIASFQPSELAKFSLILFLGFIYSREAKNKYGLFSLGVLSAAIFAGLIYLEPDLGSTIIIVVIWYFVTLISKRFDKLMIAMTALIAFFVPVVFMFGLKPYQRDRLLSFLNPEEYASGAAYNTIQAIRAIGSGGLEGTGMLQGTMNRLGYVPADHTDFIFSVLGEEWGFIGSVSLIVLYSLLLWRIWSITRKTTSEFGRIVLSGIFAVFAFHVVENIGMNLGLLPVTGIPLPFVSYGGSSSMIFALQLGIVQSYTGKEVEYDREHE